One window of the Granulicella arctica genome contains the following:
- a CDS encoding acyl-CoA dehydrogenase, with protein sequence MFGLTEEQGQLQKEVRTFAAREIAPHVSEWDEKSTFPAGVVKKLGEMGLLGVIFPEELGGAGLGYVEYVLAIEELSRVDGSVGIIVAAHNSLCTNHIMLGGNDDQRQRWIPKLASGIWLGSWGLTEPGSGSDAGGARTSAVRTDDGWVLNGSKTFITNGSYADCAVVLAVTDREKGTRGISAFVVEKGTKGFRPGKKENKLGLRASDTAELIFEDCLIPEENLLGKEGDGFKDAMRVLDGGRISIAALGLGIGRGALDAAMKYATQRRQFGKAISEFQAIQFKLATMATELDAAWLLTMRAAQMKDAGKKVTLEASMAKLYASEAACRICDEGVQIHGGYGFIKDYPAEKFYRDVKLCTIGEGTSEIQRMVIARELLKGLR encoded by the coding sequence ATGTTTGGATTGACGGAAGAGCAGGGGCAGCTACAGAAGGAAGTTCGGACGTTTGCGGCGCGTGAGATTGCGCCCCATGTCTCGGAATGGGACGAGAAGAGCACGTTTCCAGCGGGCGTGGTGAAGAAGCTGGGAGAGATGGGTTTGCTGGGCGTGATCTTTCCTGAAGAGCTTGGCGGGGCTGGCCTGGGGTATGTGGAGTACGTGCTGGCGATTGAGGAACTCTCGCGGGTGGATGGGAGCGTGGGAATTATCGTTGCTGCGCATAATTCGCTGTGCACGAATCACATTATGCTGGGTGGCAATGACGACCAGCGTCAGCGATGGATTCCCAAGCTGGCGAGTGGGATATGGCTGGGCTCGTGGGGGCTGACGGAGCCTGGGTCAGGTTCAGACGCGGGTGGAGCGCGGACCAGTGCGGTGCGGACCGATGATGGCTGGGTACTGAACGGATCTAAGACCTTCATCACCAACGGTAGCTATGCTGATTGCGCGGTGGTGCTGGCTGTTACCGATCGTGAGAAAGGGACGCGTGGGATCTCGGCCTTCGTGGTGGAGAAGGGGACGAAGGGCTTCCGTCCGGGAAAGAAGGAGAACAAGCTCGGGCTGCGGGCCAGTGATACGGCGGAGTTGATCTTTGAGGACTGCCTGATTCCGGAAGAGAACCTGCTGGGTAAGGAGGGCGACGGCTTCAAGGATGCCATGCGCGTGCTCGACGGCGGCAGGATTTCGATCGCGGCGCTGGGTCTCGGGATCGGGCGTGGGGCGCTGGATGCGGCGATGAAGTATGCGACGCAACGGCGGCAGTTCGGTAAGGCGATCAGCGAATTCCAGGCGATCCAGTTCAAGCTGGCGACGATGGCGACGGAGCTCGATGCGGCGTGGCTGCTGACGATGCGTGCGGCGCAGATGAAGGATGCAGGTAAGAAAGTGACACTTGAGGCGAGTATGGCCAAGTTGTATGCGAGCGAGGCGGCCTGCCGGATCTGTGACGAGGGCGTGCAGATTCACGGTGGCTACGGCTTTATCAAAGACTATCCGGCAGAGAAGTTTTATCGGGATGTGAAGCTCTGCACCATTGGTGAGGGGACAAGTGAGATCCAGCGGATGGTGATTGCGCGTGAACTGTTGAAGGGCCTTCGTTGA
- a CDS encoding DUF4139 domain-containing protein, with translation MRLIVSLVFCSMLVLPPEPLPAQSTPKHPAPSKIDPAQRDQLPVTRVSLYKNGVGFFEHAGHVTGNQSVTIEFTTAQLNDVLQSLTAVDLNGGRISGAGYNSTTPIEQQLKALPLGLGEDPSTVDFYNAIRGARVEVHTTSGAFAGRLLNIELRTTPAKDDQPGVETRFLTIVSDTGAVRTIQITPATEVRLLDSALHTDVTRYLQLLADTRNQGLRRLTLQDNGTGQRDLRVSYISEVPIWKSTYRILFTGPTTPQAKQTATLQGWSVVDNTTGTDWTNVQLSLIAGAPQSFIQPLSIPYYNRRPEIGLPQEAQLSPQTHDSGNSSDIKMLKEDGAPSPQVAGVAGMSSGSGFGSGVGGGVMGGIGNAPLPSMARKVRNNADAFAGGGLAPAPTIEYETAANNSIAPQTTTSAFDDYFEYKLSQPITIRKNESALVPILQTKVDTERVTLVSPENGRLRPLRALWITNTSDITLDRGSFSIVEDGNFGGEGLLDPIHPKERRLLSYAADTAVRVTTESNHNSGHVTSITASKGVLVMHRSEVAEVTYLVHNAATEPRTIILEHPVRQGFVLDSDPKPEETTASVYRFRVQAGAGETIRLHVGEKRTSNSQYQLVRSDDSQLTYILNESSRDAKLTEALQPILEARRRVAEAQEAVTATNERLTALRAEEERQRANIVALKDADKSARTRFVNELNQSEDQITQQQKEFTTRDVTLKTAQQDLTNKIAALQIDETL, from the coding sequence GTGAGATTGATCGTTTCCCTTGTCTTCTGCTCAATGCTCGTTCTGCCACCAGAACCGCTACCCGCGCAATCCACGCCGAAGCACCCTGCTCCATCGAAGATTGACCCCGCACAACGCGATCAGCTCCCCGTCACCCGCGTCTCCCTCTATAAGAACGGCGTCGGCTTCTTCGAGCACGCAGGGCACGTCACGGGAAATCAGTCCGTCACGATCGAGTTCACCACCGCCCAGCTCAACGACGTCCTCCAGTCCCTCACCGCCGTCGATCTCAATGGCGGTCGCATCTCCGGAGCAGGCTACAACTCCACCACACCCATCGAGCAGCAGCTCAAAGCCCTTCCGCTCGGACTCGGCGAAGATCCCTCGACCGTCGACTTCTATAACGCCATCCGCGGTGCTCGCGTAGAGGTCCACACCACTTCCGGCGCCTTCGCAGGACGCCTCCTCAACATCGAACTCCGCACCACGCCTGCAAAGGACGACCAGCCCGGCGTCGAAACCCGCTTCCTCACCATCGTCTCCGACACGGGTGCCGTTCGCACCATCCAGATCACCCCGGCGACTGAAGTCCGCCTCCTCGACAGCGCCCTCCACACCGACGTCACGCGCTACCTCCAACTCCTCGCCGACACCCGCAATCAGGGCCTTCGCCGCCTCACCCTGCAGGACAACGGCACCGGCCAGCGCGACCTCCGTGTCAGCTACATCAGCGAAGTCCCCATCTGGAAATCCACCTATCGCATCCTGTTCACCGGCCCCACAACCCCACAGGCAAAGCAGACTGCCACCCTCCAGGGCTGGTCGGTCGTCGACAACACGACAGGAACCGACTGGACCAACGTCCAACTCTCCCTCATCGCTGGAGCCCCGCAGAGCTTCATCCAGCCCCTCTCCATCCCCTACTACAACCGCCGCCCCGAGATCGGCCTCCCCCAGGAGGCTCAGCTCTCCCCGCAGACCCACGACAGCGGCAACTCATCCGACATCAAGATGCTGAAGGAGGATGGCGCACCATCTCCTCAGGTCGCCGGCGTAGCTGGCATGTCAAGCGGCAGCGGATTCGGAAGCGGCGTGGGTGGTGGAGTAATGGGAGGGATCGGAAACGCTCCGTTGCCGTCCATGGCGCGGAAGGTACGCAATAATGCGGACGCCTTCGCAGGAGGCGGCCTTGCCCCTGCTCCCACCATCGAGTACGAGACCGCCGCCAACAACTCCATCGCCCCCCAGACCACAACCTCTGCCTTCGACGACTACTTTGAGTACAAGCTCTCCCAACCCATCACCATCCGTAAAAACGAATCCGCTCTCGTCCCTATCCTCCAGACCAAGGTCGACACGGAGCGCGTCACCCTCGTCTCCCCTGAGAATGGCCGCCTTCGCCCCCTTCGCGCCCTATGGATCACCAATACCTCCGACATCACCCTTGATCGCGGCAGCTTCTCCATCGTCGAAGACGGCAACTTCGGCGGCGAAGGCCTGCTCGACCCCATCCACCCGAAGGAGCGCCGCCTGCTCTCCTACGCAGCCGACACCGCCGTCCGCGTCACAACGGAGAGTAATCACAACAGCGGTCACGTCACCAGCATCACCGCCTCAAAGGGCGTTCTCGTCATGCATCGTTCCGAGGTCGCTGAGGTCACCTACCTCGTCCACAACGCCGCCACCGAGCCCCGCACCATCATTCTCGAACACCCGGTCCGACAAGGCTTCGTCCTTGATTCGGACCCCAAGCCAGAGGAGACCACTGCCAGCGTTTATCGCTTTCGTGTTCAGGCTGGCGCAGGAGAGACGATCCGCCTCCACGTCGGCGAAAAGCGCACAAGCAACTCGCAATATCAACTTGTTCGCTCCGACGATAGCCAGCTCACATACATCCTCAACGAGAGCAGCCGTGATGCGAAGCTCACCGAGGCCCTTCAGCCTATCCTCGAAGCTCGTCGCCGTGTAGCCGAGGCACAGGAAGCTGTCACCGCCACCAACGAACGCCTCACAGCCCTCCGTGCCGAGGAGGAGCGTCAGCGCGCCAACATCGTCGCCCTCAAAGACGCCGACAAGTCGGCCCGCACCCGCTTCGTCAACGAACTCAACCAGTCAGAAGACCAGATCACCCAGCAGCAGAAGGAGTTCACCACCCGCGACGTCACCCTGAAGACCGCCCAGCAGGATCTGACCAACAAGATAGCCGCCCTACAGATCGACGAGACGCTCTAA
- a CDS encoding trans-sulfuration enzyme family protein, which translates to MTDTKKHGFATRAIHDGQKPDELTGAVNVPIYLTSTYQQEEIGKNKGHEYARLTNPTRDALEESLCSLEGGTSAHVFGSGMAAITALCTMMKSGDHVVCSDNVYGGTGRLFDKVLTHYGLTFTYVDTSVAENVAGAIRPETKLVHIETPTNPMMSITDIAAVAAISHARGVELSVDNTFMSPYFQQPIALGADIVMHSTTKFLNGHSDGLGGVLVCTTPEQAERFRFVQKCTGGILSPFESYLLLRGVKTLAVRMKQHDVNGQVVAAFLKEHDAVKRVFYPGLKEHPQHELAKRQQSGFGSMLSMELGSLENANTFAKSLKLCLLAESLGGVETLICHPASMTHAAVGAEGRARLGITDGLMRVSVGIEDVEDLMADLGQALDRI; encoded by the coding sequence ATGACGGATACAAAGAAGCATGGCTTTGCGACAAGGGCGATTCATGATGGACAGAAGCCTGATGAGCTTACTGGCGCGGTGAACGTGCCTATTTACCTGACTTCGACCTACCAGCAGGAAGAGATTGGGAAGAACAAGGGCCACGAGTATGCGCGGCTGACGAACCCGACGCGGGATGCGTTGGAGGAGAGCCTGTGCTCGCTTGAAGGCGGGACGAGCGCGCATGTGTTCGGCAGCGGCATGGCTGCGATTACGGCGCTATGCACGATGATGAAGTCGGGTGACCATGTGGTCTGCTCGGACAATGTATACGGCGGGACGGGGCGGCTCTTCGACAAGGTGCTGACGCACTATGGGCTGACGTTCACCTATGTAGACACGAGTGTGGCTGAGAATGTGGCCGGGGCGATTCGTCCGGAGACGAAGCTGGTGCACATTGAGACGCCTACGAATCCGATGATGTCGATTACGGATATCGCGGCGGTGGCGGCGATCAGCCATGCGCGAGGCGTGGAGTTGAGCGTCGACAATACGTTTATGTCGCCGTACTTCCAGCAGCCGATCGCGCTGGGGGCGGACATCGTGATGCACTCGACGACGAAGTTTCTGAATGGCCATTCGGACGGACTCGGCGGGGTGCTGGTGTGTACGACTCCGGAGCAGGCGGAGCGGTTCCGCTTTGTGCAAAAGTGTACGGGCGGGATCCTGTCGCCGTTTGAGAGCTACCTGCTGCTGCGTGGGGTGAAGACGCTGGCTGTCCGGATGAAGCAGCACGATGTGAACGGGCAGGTCGTGGCGGCGTTCCTCAAGGAGCACGACGCGGTTAAGCGGGTGTTCTATCCGGGCTTGAAGGAGCATCCGCAGCATGAGCTGGCGAAGCGGCAGCAGAGCGGGTTCGGGTCGATGTTGTCGATGGAGCTTGGGTCGCTGGAGAACGCGAATACGTTTGCGAAGTCGCTGAAGCTCTGTTTGCTGGCTGAGTCGCTGGGCGGTGTGGAGACGCTGATCTGTCACCCGGCGAGCATGACGCATGCAGCGGTGGGTGCCGAGGGACGGGCGCGGCTGGGGATCACGGATGGGCTGATGCGGGTGAGCGTGGGGATTGAGGACGTTGAGGATCTGATGGCGGATCTTGGGCAGGCGCTGGACCGGATCTAG